In Trichoplusia ni isolate ovarian cell line Hi5 chromosome 10, tn1, whole genome shotgun sequence, the genomic window ATCCTTGTATATAACTTTTTATAAGGATGTTCATATAAAACTTACCGTCAACATAGAAAAGCAAAATTTCTCCGTTACTCTGCATTTCTGTCTTCACAACTATTGGATCCATTTTCTGGAGCTACTTTAGAAGTTTCTGTctgaaacacaaaatattagactaattaattactttataaaacaaGAATGGtacataaatatcattattatagtTCAATCATTACTTTGCTTGAACTAGAACAATGATTTTATGAAAGAAATTTGGTAGTTTAGTTACCATCAAAAATTTGAGGACATCGgactttattttacttacaatttacACTAATGGTAGAAGTAAATTGGACATCCTGGACGGAAAACAATAGATATATTGGAagtgaaacaaaaatgtatgagACAACTCCATGACAAAACTACTACTTAACTAATCTTTAAACTTCATTATAACAATCAATGTATCTATCCATCGCATATTTTAGATTTAACCTCAGTATGtgttataatatacaaaatgcactattatcagcattaatgtttttcattttttttcatattggcAGACTAAAAGGTCATTGTAAAAGGTCAAATCAATACGTCTAGATTTTCTAGAATACACACAAATAAGCAGATCACTGATCAATCTATTATATggagtaattattattatttattgcttgaaGTATTTCGTTAGAAGTTaacctaattttaattatacaccGGTTAAAAACTAGCCGTCACACGTAGCCATTTGGCGTTCCAaaagagataaataatttataccaaCTGGCTACAATAAtctacaaacaataaaaatatcgaatgtcTGATTGATTTTAACATTATTCCAAAGCAATTATACACAGACAAAGTATTCGCGACAGAAATGATTTTTCTACGTCTAAAAATCTGAacagaacaaaaacatacaaggCAATAGCTtatcatttacttttaattaataatttcagtaCTTACCTGAATTATGTATAgcgacaatatttattttgatacaatttgacaTTGGCGGCCAAAACACTAAATGTTGATCGGAAATCAAAACATTATGTTTTCAAGAAGCGCAGCAATGCGGTATCAAAAAGCGTTTCGGTCCGCCATTTTGAATTTTGGACCGCACTCCAATTCTGCTTCTACAGATTAGGTCAGAATACATGAGCGTGCatgattagaatattttatttttacttatgtaACTAGAATTGTAGCTTGAAAATTGGAATAATAACCGTTAATTAAGGGTAAAAAATTATTGAATCAATTTGTAAGGGTTTAATAATCTTATTGCTTCTTTGGAGTTGACTGCATTATAATCATGAAATTAGTTTTACCGCTATTTTGTTGGCGCAGtttcgttaaaataatattttttttgtaatatattatgtgcGTAGCCTTTCTTAAAATAGATAGTACATGGATAGTAATTAGAACCAGGAAAGCAAATTACTTTTTGAATGATACATTACCCCTATATAACAaaacacacattttttatttattttggaattgaCGTTGGCCCCtccttcattaaattatttgcattttttttaataaataattttcattttaggtaACATTAAACTACAACAGTACAATCGAGTAAAAAAGTTCTACCAAAATAAATGGCGGATGTCattattgattttaaagtaaaattctatttactTAATGAGAAAAACTTATGACTCTTTCATCAATTATATCGTCAAAAAATCGGTTTTGTATGTGAACTGAAATTTTGGACTGTTTTGGATTAGGCATTAAACAAGTTTCatcattcatttcatttgtCAATTTGTCATGTAATTTGTAAGTACCtaggtaggtacttacaaaTTACATGCTTTGACAAGTTGGTAGAGAGGAAATATAAATCAAACAACGTTATTGGAAAGattgaaaacataattttattttcatgaacattcgacaaataaatataaatcagtcATTAACACATAAAATCATTGTTCGTCTGAATGTTAGTGTTTTgcaattatgttataaataaacaaaaactaatttattcatATACGTTGgcaatcttattaaaattattgtgacATTATTTTCCAGTTTATAATActgctataataatatataatgaaaAAAGAGCCTACCACCACATCATAAAGTATATATTGCAGGTGCGGAAGAGAAATGGCGCTATACGCCCTGTATTGCCGTCACACTTCCACTGCCATAATATAGTACTTTAAGTCGTGGTGGTAAACCCTgggctccaattctgctatttgcaatggcctaataatgaatgaaatttggcttaaaatgacaattttcgtattctgtTGAGGCACTCGTTTGCAGCGATAAATCTGATCACGTGATATGTAGCGATAAAGCACAAAATGTTGAGCTTTGTCAAGGGATGTACCCTCAAGGTCAgtacaattaagttccaattattgcattggcaaaatgcttaagagaataggaataacttcaaatttaattcaattaccattcattcatcggcctttgtaaaatagcagaatcggggccctggtcaGGTTTACAGCCACACCATTATAAGAAGATTGTTTTCAGATCTATTCGACGCCATTTTGTTTCCAGCTACTGACATTATGTAGTACAGTCAACCGCAAATCAGTGGCAAATTTTAGAAATTATCAGAACGCATATTAATCTAGTCTCACCTGACCACTGATGAGCGGAGAACTGTACCTACTTTTCAAGCTTATTTAATACTGTTACAGATCTCTGTTAATTGGAAGTTACTCtgtgtaatatattataaaattctaattaagGTCTATGTGGTGTTGATATAAttagctaatattattttggtcACGATTTAAGACATTACTAATGATATGGAAGTATGATGTACTAAATGAGACACAGTTTGGTTTTTTCTTACcgttttaattgttattttcataGGTAAGGCATAATTTATAACTTCAATAGCTGCCTGCCAGTACTGATTGTCAGTATACCgttttaaaagtagtttataaagaaaactcctgttattaaaaacaagaaaatttcaGCTGCCAGTTGATTAACACATTGTCAGTAAGTGTTTCTAACCAAACCATTTAGATTTTTCCTTTAGTACAAATGCAGGAAgttaggttaaataaaatacgaataacTGTATAAGACAATTGATTggtgtttttaaatacatttctctCTGACTACCCTTcaatatatgtacctatattgtataatattatatttgaatggaGTTATGAGAAGTGGTTATGAtttcaaatcaatcaaatcgtttatttgtgATTCACAGGTATAAGGTaggtcttaaataaaatatgttcatgCCGTGATCCGCCATACAGAGCATTCAAATGATTTAtgatataaaagtttttaactattattactTATGGGGACATTTGGAGACGAGAAgtttattgtcatttttgtagttatttagGTATCATTTGCCACCACTTTCAccattaaatttattctattttttcgCTTCacacatttcaataaatgatttaaactttataacttACAGATTAcagaatttttttatttatactgatTGAATTGATCGAAAATTACTAAGTACTTATATATAGTTAAAATTTGCTCAAAGGCCCACATATTTAAACCGTGGATTATATATTTGGCTAAGCAAACATCGCACTTGGTTACAATATCTGAAATCTCACATTTATTTGTACTCCTGCtcttaaaatatacacaaatagCTATCTACTGGTTACCGTTCACGTTAAAGCAAAACATCGATAATTAAAACTcgattatgtaaaatatacaaaaatattttaaagtcaattCCAAAAACTATGCAAGTCAAAATGAAAGTTGattattaaattgcaaaaaattataaacaaaataaaatattgtacagTTTTTGGTACCGACTTTACCTAATAAAACACCGACACATACAAATCTTACATGTGACacacaaatatttctaaaacgatataaataaagcatgattattaaatattaaatgaccAGCATCTTTTATAAAACGGTCTACAAAACTAGTTGACGTTTGAAActaatagatggcactattatcaATTACGATCATATAGTAAGTACATTATGTCTAGACATTGCACGTTTTAATACattcaacttaaaattaattgatatttagacaaccacaaaaataaactctacatgtggtaaaaaatatttataagtcaaCTGATTCATTTCGTAACATTTTTGTGGTTGActatacatgaaaataaaataattaatgatagaAAAATCAACATCTCTCACTTTTCGTCaaaacgtaaatattatttaattattttcagttacaacataaaataatcttagaaaaaaatggttatttctaaaataagaggtttttttttaatgaaatttgtttaaccTTAAATACAGAAGCATAATGACGTTAGATAAACGCGGGAAttgaagattatattttttgtgtagatcatgaaaaaatgtatgaaagcatactttaaattcaaattgctagatgtaatttgataaattattaattcaatgaCATGTTATCTTTCATTACTAGacacattttgaaaataaaattacatgtttatacttacttaattgaattaaaaaatatttcatttagaTTGACTACTCAAACATTCTAgttcgaaaataaaaagaagaatgatACATAAAGCAGTATCATGAACTACTTTGGCACTGGGTTTTGCCCCAAAAACTATaagtttttacttaaataaaatcttatcagAATTCACTATGGATGTCAATCATTTGATCGACTATGGTTTCCCGTATAGATTTAATCTTGATTGCGATCAAAACACATGATCAATATACATTTAACGTCAATCCGCCATCAATGTTTTTCAAATCGTACCATTTATGAGGGCTATGATTCAGCTATTTATAATGTCCGATAtcggacattgtaaatagcagaatttgaTGCCGATTGCAGATCGTGATTGATATTCACTTGCCTGCCTAAATCGGTTTagattaatttgataattaaatcaaatcaaaatactgTCATATAAATTTCACCGATTcttctatttaaattatcactATTATTATTTGGAGTTCTGTCTATTGTACtatgttttaattaactaatcCCGCAgtcaatatttacaaagaaaaccattctGCTCTATTTAGCGTTAGACTATATAACTCATATACCCGTGTCTACACAACAGCTAAGctcaaatatacatacaatataaatatcaaaacatagACTATTATTGGTAGAAGAAACAAACAGGCTAAACAAATCTACCATCACCTTTCATCTTAAGCTTTTTAAAATAGGAATTTAgtcattgtggaagcaagacggcgaTATGCGCATTGTATAGCGcggtctcgcttccacaatggaTACAGTCCCACGTAAAGAGTTCTTAGTGCGGGTACTCAAGGCATTTTTGTTCAAAGAGGTTATATTAGCATGTAGGCTGATAGAGTAGACGCTTTTGAGCTTCCTTCATCTGTCAATTAGTTACGACTGTCAAGACCTCAATTTTTCTTCGCATTACGTCATACTTTATGTCTAAATTCTTGCATGACatagttcaatatttttcgaAGGCTCATGACAGTTGCCGTTGATGAATTTTTTTAGAGTTGGTAGTAGGCCATCAATTTTGAGTATAGCAAGAAACCTGTTCCTTTCTTTTACCAAGTCTGACAAAAGCTCAATGTTAAGCACTTATTACCATACTTCGCACTTATGTGTCGGGTTCATTTTTGACCCTATAGGGCAGTGAAACGTGTCGGAGAATTCCTTTAGATTGGCTATGGGCCCTATGACCCTGTACTTCGCGATGGTATGGTCATCCTTTTCTATTTGCATCTTAGTTGATTCTTTGGTCATTGCGGAACACCATACCTAGAAAAAgtaaggtttattaaaatttatgtaaaataaatcttgtaaAACATACAAACGACTTGAAACAAAAGATCTTGAGCCTAATTCGATGAAATTTTGGTGCAGAGTGAATGCATTCTGTagttacaaacataaatatagaCCCGAAGAATTGATAACCTTcttatttttgaagtcggttggaAAGAGATCTAATCTCcgatatattatgttaatgtttattgaTTGTAATACATGGCAGACAATTCTAATATTTTCTGATACAAAAAAGGCAAAGGGAGATTTGCAGAGAATGTCAAAATGGATATGTTTGATTTACATCAACTCAATCCCCATGGTCCGTCCTTTCTAGAGGAATCCCTTGTACATCCCTGGTATATGCTCCAGCAAGTCTTTGATTCCTCACTCTCTTAGGCAGTGAGAAACAGGGACCAGAGAGGTGGTTGTAAAGTGCCCACTCCATCTGGTACCCAAGTAAACGTCCATATTCTATACCTGGGCAAAAGAGATGAAAAACAGCTGCCGATCGTTGTACTTCAGTCCGGGTAATGTCAGGTTAACTTTGGTGTTTTTACTGTAGTCCAAATAGGCGTGGAAAGAGGCTTTCAGGCCACCGTTGTCAGCGATATTTTCTcctaaaaaattattaaaaaatatttatgaggaCATTCAGTACATTCACAAGATGTTAGACAGTTTTAGATTTCCCTATAGGCCAAATAAGCTCAGACAAAACAGGGTAGCAAAATCGAGGTTTTTTTAGTCGTCGCTTTttcttttaactataaaaacttatacacactcccagccggcggCGACGCCGAATAAtttttgatgctttattttaattacccattgttttattttacgtatATATCTAGGTTGTAGATGTTTTAGTCACAGTTGTAGTATATGGTTGTTTTTCGTTTACCAATCAGCGAATCCTTACCGAGTGTCTGCTTTCCATTGAGATTGTGTCCATCGACCGTATAGCTGGAATACTGTTTTTGTATACATTCCGCTCGCTTCTTGAATCTGCCTATCGTTGCGTTGTTCCACCACTGGTTCAAGTTGCCGAATCTGAAATCAGAAGTAGACGTAACGTTAAGAAATATTGCTGAAAAATTCACATGGATCACGAAAAAGTTACATCAAGCAAGCTCGTAAAATTATccctgaaatgaaatgaaattatttattctgtatatatgtatatgtatcagtttattttttttcagatagaCTATATTTCTCATCGAACTACCCTATAACCATATCATGAGAATTCtttaggtaaaagaaaaaaatgtgtctCTCTAATTCTATCTAATCTTTTCATTCATCCTTAAAGCTTTCTTTTTGACAACCATCGTTCGTATTCCCTAAGGgtacaatcaaaattaaaccatAAACTAAGACCCAAGTGAATTAACAGCAATCATTCATTTCCTTAACCTGCATATAATCAAACTAATATAAATGTCTAAAGTACCTGTCATACTCCCTCCCTTGATCATCAAACGCGTGCGTCAACTCATGACCCATGACCACTCCCATAGCTCCGTAGTTGACGCCCTTAGGGTTGTCACCATCGTAAAACGGTAGCTGTAGGATGCCGGCAGGAAAGACGATCTGGTTCTTAGTTGGAGTGTAGTAAGCGTTCACAGTTGATGGAGTCATGCCTGGGGTAAAAggattttaaattagtattttaatgggttctagacaaaaaataacacgCAGTCCAGGCGTCAATTTAAAGAAGTACCGGTATCAGTTCTAGCTGAGTGAGATTTCTATAATAGGTATTGTCAAATGAAACACTCGACTGTATGGAGACGATAAGTCAGAGTCACGTGACTTCGAAACAAAATGTACTTTCCATACGACGACGTTAGGCATAAGCTTAAGgggtttttttccaaaatttacatttaaagatGAAAGAAGTTCAGTTCACGACCCCGCTGCTAGCTAGCTCATCCctataaatacgcttgagtagACCGTCATGTCTAACAAAGAACTCATGTCTTACCCCACTTAGTCTTGTTGACAGGCTTGTCCAGTTTATTAAGGTCGTTCTTTAAGCTGTACACGTTATAAGCGATGTTATTTTCAAAGTACTCGTTCGGTTTCACCTCCAGTTCTTCATACTGCTTATCTAGTTCCGCCTTGTGAAGAATATAGTCAGGGAAACCTGGTTGAAAGAATATTCATAAAGATGCCATCATTAGATATGACAAAGGGACATATAACCTCAAAATCATGCGCATTTAAAAGCCATGCGGACAACACTAcggaaacaaaaacaaacgtaCATACAACTagcgtaaaattaaataaatgatcttTTACTAgcatttccaaaacaaaaaaggacACCACTTTAAGCTTAATTAACAtcccaacaaaaataaactgaaagaGCATTAAAAAgcgaaaaatataaacaaaaaagatctTAAAAGATTTGactacagaaatacataaaagtaaaaggACTGCATCCCATTCAGGCTAATGTCAGTTGCAGCCTGACCTTTGCATTATCCCAGAGTACATAAATAGCAGCCTAAGATTTAGGCCATTTAAAAACCTCCTCCTAAGGTATACCTCGAAAGCCTCCTATACTCCATTTACCAGTCATTTGACCCATTCATGCCTCCCTTCCATTGCGCCAGACCCCGAGGTTCGAAAATCTAAAGACATTACATGTTTTACCGATCATATCTGTGATGGCATCCGCCTTGATTTCAGCAGCCTTCCGGGTTTCAGCGTCCATCCAGTCCAGGTTTTTCAGGTTCCTCTTGAAAGCATTCCTGATGTTGTTGATCATTATTTCGCCTTGAGTCTTCGCTTCGCCGTGGAATACTTCGCGGACGAACATGGCGCCGACTGCGAACCCTGAGGAAGGAGGAAagtttttgtgatttattaatGGAAATGTGTAAATGTGTATGATGTTTATTTTGGACCTTAGCAAACTCGCCAAATTTGTTCTGAATTATTAGAGAAGCATTTTCAGCCAAATTTGTGggattcaaaacatttttttttacatctctACACTCTGGTTTGCAGATGAAGAAACcgtatttaagtattattttaactatgATCCTTTCATAAATGACTTTGAGTTAATTCCTTTAGTCCATAATTCTCAAAAAAGCAGTCATGTCGTACGCTACCGGTGTCCAGTCGACTATGAACCTTATGTTTTACCCAtactaaaattactttattagcCAACCCTAGGATGAACTTACCAACAGCATTATTAGTGTCAGTGACGCAGTAGCGCCAGGACTCCTCCGTGCCCTCCGAGCCGAACAGCGCCTTCCTCAGGATCTTGGTGGCGTCGCGGAACGACTTCGAGAGGTACGTCGACAGCGACCGCGAGACTTGCCACATCATGTAACTTGTGAGGGTTCTGAAACGGTAGAAATAGAACAGATGAGAATTGTTGATGGCGGGATTAAGTAACACGTAAATTTGGATATTGAAATCGATGGAACTGTTCTTATTTTCAAGTCTTTGCCGTGTTGGCATCGATGATTTTAAAGGGAATGAAGAGTTTTGGACAACtcacttcaaatatttttttttgcgtggTAAGTTTCATGTAAAAGATAGATGTATGTGTAATTATAGACTACCAAAGCTACACTTCATTACTTCATTTGATAATCTTACTTAAAAGATATTCGACTTGTCTCGTATCTTCTTGTCTTGAAATTTTTTGACAATGCTCATTTTCGAACCAAATTTTGCTTGAGAGAACTAAGAAGAGAAAAATTACTCACCGTTGATCTTCTTCACTCTTGCTATATTTCTTTATAACCTTCGTGAGATTTTTGAAGTATTCTGGCGCGTAAACCACTATTCTTTG contains:
- the LOC113498286 gene encoding endothelin-converting enzyme homolog isoform X4, yielding MYVQSLPVLPVLVSKWMCLRAKMAKIGVSFIGWHQRTRLERILLIATGVLFVAVLLTITLLLTMRGPTYLPVPPCYQPESKDQVCLKGSCIYTASEVIRALDETQDPCDDFYEFACGGWIKNNPIPEGKSSWGIFSKIELQNQLIIRYALEKVNISNPIDAEAKARIYYDACIDTNETIEKLGEKPLVSVIKQLGGWHILPTTVTKQPWDLQKLVQDVQNTYNLGGLFNWAVTEDDRNSSKHVIVLDQGGLNLPTRDNYLNRTAHKKVLDAYLDYMTRICVLLGANKTEAKAQMNKVILFETELANITTPSEDRRDEEGLYNPYTIRQWQKEVPFMNWTMFFNDAFKLVNKTIPDTQRIVVYAPEYFKNLTKVIKKYSKSEEDQRTLTSYMMWQVSRSLSTYLSKSFRDATKILRKALFGSEGTEESWRYCVTDTNNAVGFAVGAMFVREVFHGEAKTQGEIMINNIRNAFKRNLKNLDWMDAETRKAAEIKADAITDMIGKTCFPDYILHKAELDKQYEELEVKPNEYFENNIAYNVYSLKNDLNKLDKPVNKTKWGMTPSTVNAYYTPTKNQIVFPAGILQLPFYDGDNPKGVNYGAMGVVMGHELTHAFDDQGREYDRFGNLNQWWNNATIGRFKKRAECIQKQYSSYTVDGHNLNGKQTLGENIADNGGLKASFHAYLDYSKNTKVNLTLPGLKYNDRQLFFISFAQVWCSAMTKESTKMQIEKDDHTIAKYRVIGPIANLKEFSDTFHCPIGSKMNPTHKCEVW
- the LOC113498286 gene encoding endothelin-converting enzyme homolog isoform X3, yielding MPTLHLKPGITMARYKKTGFMDDDAGSVSSIQLNEGVRSGGTHIRYHMGVSFIGWHQRTRLERILLIATGVLFVAVLLTITLLLTMRGPTYLPVPPCYQPESKDQVCLKGSCIYTASEVIRALDETQDPCDDFYEFACGGWIKNNPIPEGKSSWGIFSKIELQNQLIIRYALEKVNISNPIDAEAKARIYYDACIDTNETIEKLGEKPLVSVIKQLGGWHILPTTVTKQPWDLQKLVQDVQNTYNLGGLFNWAVTEDDRNSSKHVIVLDQGGLNLPTRDNYLNRTAHKKVLDAYLDYMTRICVLLGANKTEAKAQMNKVILFETELANITTPSEDRRDEEGLYNPYTIRQWQKEVPFMNWTMFFNDAFKLVNKTIPDTQRIVVYAPEYFKNLTKVIKKYSKSEEDQRTLTSYMMWQVSRSLSTYLSKSFRDATKILRKALFGSEGTEESWRYCVTDTNNAVGFAVGAMFVREVFHGEAKTQGEIMINNIRNAFKRNLKNLDWMDAETRKAAEIKADAITDMIGKTCFPDYILHKAELDKQYEELEVKPNEYFENNIAYNVYSLKNDLNKLDKPVNKTKWGMTPSTVNAYYTPTKNQIVFPAGILQLPFYDGDNPKGVNYGAMGVVMGHELTHAFDDQGREYDRFGNLNQWWNNATIGRFKKRAECIQKQYSSYTVDGHNLNGKQTLGENIADNGGLKASFHAYLDYSKNTKVNLTLPGLKYNDRQLFFISFAQVWCSAMTKESTKMQIEKDDHTIAKYRVIGPIANLKEFSDTFHCPIGSKMNPTHKCEVW